Within Sulfurihydrogenibium subterraneum DSM 15120, the genomic segment CTTACGAGATACTTGAAAATGTTTTAAAAAAGGTCAATGATGACCCTGTTATAAATGAGCATTTTGCTGACGTTTTAACAAAGTTAGGTAAAAGTAAAGAAGCTTTAGAATACTACAAAAAAGCATTAAAATTAATTGAAGAAAAAGGGGAAGGAGAGCCGGGACAAAAAGATAGAATATTAAAAAAGCTTAAATAGGTGGAAATTATGAAAAAAGTTTTATTACCAGTTTTAATTCTGTTTGTGTCTCTTATCTTCTCTTGTTCTCCTACAGTCTTTCAACCTTTTTACTGTGAAAATAAATTCAAAGAGATACAGCAAAAAGATAACTCTATACCAGATAGATTTAGTTTTTCAGCTGCTGCTATGGTATCAGGAATGCCTGTTCTTGTAAAAGGAGAGTTTAAAGATTATGAAAAGTTAGTTTTATCCTCTCCTTTCGGAAAATCTCTTTTAAACATTGAAAGACAAAATGGGACTTTATGTGTTAAAGCTGCAGGATTTAGATCCTGTGATAGTAGTGAAATACTATCATTAGTATCTATGTATATGCCCCAAGCTACAGTTTTAACAGATATAAACCTACTTAAAAGTCTTATATCTAAAAAATTTAACTTACAGCCAAATGAAAAGATAGAGTGTGAGTCAAACCAGTTAAAAGTTATAAGACCTCAGTATACTCTCGTTTATGAAGAAAATAATCTAAGGAAGGTTATTTACAAAGACTACACAGTAGAGTATGGATTAAACAATGAGATAAATATTACAAACGGTGGAAAAAGTTTAGTTAAGATAACCATATCAAACTTAAACTTTGAGAAAAATTAGGAGGTGTTTGTTTTGAGAGATATAAACAAGTTAAAAGAAATCGCCAGAGAGCTTCGAATTGATATTATAACTATGGTTTACAATGCCCAGTCAGGACACCCTGGAGGGTCTTTATCTGCGATAGACATACTAACTGTTTTATATTTTGGTGGATTTTTAAGATACGACCCAAAAAATCCTTGGTGGGAGGATAGAGACAGATTTATCCTTTCAAAAGGACACGCATCTCCTGCTTTATACTCTGTTTTAGCAAAAGCTGGATATATACCTAAACAAGAGCTTCAAACTTACAGAAAGACAAAAGGATTCGCACCTGATGGATACAGTAGATTACAGGGACATCCTGCTTGGCAAGGAAATAAACACGGCGTTCCAGGAGCTGAAGCTTCAACAGGTTCATTAGGACAGGGGCTTTCTATTGCAATAGGTCAAGCCTTATCAGGAAGACTTGCAAAAAAAGATTACAGAGTTTATGTTATGCTTGGAGATGGTGAGATTCAAGAGGGAATGAGCTGGGAAGCTGCAATGTTTGCAGGACATCACAAATTAGACAACCTATGTGCAATAGTAGACAACAATAATCTACAGATAGACGGAGATGTAAGACAGATAGTAAACATACACCCAATAGTAGATAAGTATAAAGCTTTTGGCTGGCATGCTATTGAGATAGACGGACACGATTATCAGCAGATAATAAACGCCTTTGAAGAAGCAATCAATACAAAAGGAAAACCAACTGTAATAGTAGCCCATACAGTAAAAGGAAAAGGAGTTTCATTTATGGAAAACAACTTCAAGTGGCACGGTGTTGCACCTAACAAAGACCAGTACGAAAAAGCCTTGTTAGAATTAACAGCTGGAGGTGTTTAGATTGATGACAATAGATATATCTTCTTTACCAAAAAAAGCTTTAAGAGATACCTATGGAGAAGTTTTAGTAGAGCTTGGAAAAATTGACCCTAATATGGTCGTTTTAGATGCTGACTTGTCAGAATCTACAAGAACACATAAATTTCACGAGGCTTTTCCAGATAGATTTTTTAACGTTGGTATAGCAGAACAAAATTTAATAGGTATTGCAGCAGGTTTTGCATACACAGGAAGAACTGTTTATGCTTCTTCGTTTGCAATATTTTTATCAGGAAGACCATGGGAGATAATCAGACAACAGATAGCCTACAACAAACTTAACATTAAGTTGGTTGCATCTCACGGAGGTGTATCTGTAGGACAAGACGGAGCTTCCCACCAGATGAACGAAGATATATCCTTAATGAGAACTCTTCCTAATATGAACGTAATAGTTCCAGCAGACAGCGTAGAAATGGAAAAAGTTTTAAAGAAAGTCCACTGGATAAAGGAACCTTTTTACATAAGAATGGGTAGAGAAAAGTTTCCAATAATAATGCCTCAAGATTACGAGTTTGAATTAGGAAAAGGTTATGTGTTAAAAGAAGGAAGTGATGTTTCTGTAATAGCCTGTGGTGTGATGGTATCAATAGCCCTTCAAACAGCCTACGAGTTAGAAAAGGAAGGAATAGACGTTGAAGTTATAAACATGGCGTCAATAAAGCCTATAGACAGAGAGTTAATAGTTCAGTCTGCAAGAAAAACAGGAGCTGTGGTAACTTCTGAAGAACATTCTGTAATAGGTGGTCTTGGTAGTGCAGTAGCAGAAGTATTATCTGAAGAGTGTCCAACTATACTGGTAAGACACGGTGTAGAAGATAGATTTGGCATATCTGGTCCAGCTTGGGAAGTAATGGAAGAGATGGGATTATCTGTAGAAGGTTTAAAAAACAAAATAAGGTTAGCCTTATCTAAAAAGACAAAATGATAGTAAAGATATGTGGAATAACATTACCACAGCAAGCTAAGGAGATATCAGAACTTGGTGCCGATTACATCGGTACCATCTTCTACCAAAAAAGTCCAAGATATGTTGATTTAGACAAAATAAAAGAGATAAAACAATCGTTAAATAGAAATACAAAGTTGGTAGTTGTAGTAGTAAACGAAGATGAAAAAACAGTAGAAAAGCTGTTTGATACAGCTGATGTTATTCAGTTTCACGGAGATGAGGAGTATAGTTTTATAAAAAACTTTCCAAAAGAAAGGGTTATAAAAGTGTTTCGCCTTAAAGAAGAATCCCAAATTAAACAGATGGAAGAGTATATGAAAGACAACTACTGTTTACTTTTAGACACTTACAAAGAAGGTATGTATGGAGGGACAGGAGAAATTATAGACTTGCAGCTTCTAAAAAAAGTTTTAAAACTTTATGATAAAATTATTGTATCTGGTGGACTTGGGCTGGATAACATAAAAGACGTTTTAAGCCAGATAAAGCCTTATGGAGTAGATGCTTCATCAAAACTTGAAATTAAACCTGGGATAAAAGATATTAATAAAGTAAAACAGTTTATAGAGATTGTAAAAAGTTATGAGCCAAATAATTAAAAGTATAAAACCAATCTGGG encodes:
- a CDS encoding 1-deoxy-D-xylulose-5-phosphate synthase N-terminal domain-containing protein → MRDINKLKEIARELRIDIITMVYNAQSGHPGGSLSAIDILTVLYFGGFLRYDPKNPWWEDRDRFILSKGHASPALYSVLAKAGYIPKQELQTYRKTKGFAPDGYSRLQGHPAWQGNKHGVPGAEASTGSLGQGLSIAIGQALSGRLAKKDYRVYVMLGDGEIQEGMSWEAAMFAGHHKLDNLCAIVDNNNLQIDGDVRQIVNIHPIVDKYKAFGWHAIEIDGHDYQQIINAFEEAINTKGKPTVIVAHTVKGKGVSFMENNFKWHGVAPNKDQYEKALLELTAGGV
- a CDS encoding phosphoribosylanthranilate isomerase; this translates as MIVKICGITLPQQAKEISELGADYIGTIFYQKSPRYVDLDKIKEIKQSLNRNTKLVVVVVNEDEKTVEKLFDTADVIQFHGDEEYSFIKNFPKERVIKVFRLKEESQIKQMEEYMKDNYCLLLDTYKEGMYGGTGEIIDLQLLKKVLKLYDKIIVSGGLGLDNIKDVLSQIKPYGVDASSKLEIKPGIKDINKVKQFIEIVKSYEPNN
- a CDS encoding transketolase family protein, translating into MTIDISSLPKKALRDTYGEVLVELGKIDPNMVVLDADLSESTRTHKFHEAFPDRFFNVGIAEQNLIGIAAGFAYTGRTVYASSFAIFLSGRPWEIIRQQIAYNKLNIKLVASHGGVSVGQDGASHQMNEDISLMRTLPNMNVIVPADSVEMEKVLKKVHWIKEPFYIRMGREKFPIIMPQDYEFELGKGYVLKEGSDVSVIACGVMVSIALQTAYELEKEGIDVEVINMASIKPIDRELIVQSARKTGAVVTSEEHSVIGGLGSAVAEVLSEECPTILVRHGVEDRFGISGPAWEVMEEMGLSVEGLKNKIRLALSKKTK